In Streptococcus uberis, a single window of DNA contains:
- a CDS encoding shikimate kinase, producing MTKVLLGFMGAGKTTIGSYLDDNFLDMDIILEQRLGMSISDFFAEKGEDAFRQLESDLLEELMSLEGDYIISTGGGVVISEKNRALLRKNRKNNILLSASFDVLYDRIEKDTVFQRPLFLNNSKEDFHGIFERRMMLYEGLSDLIINVDHRTPQEIVRIIKSI from the coding sequence ATGACTAAAGTATTACTAGGATTTATGGGAGCAGGTAAAACAACTATCGGTTCCTATTTGGATGACAATTTTTTAGATATGGATATTATCCTTGAGCAACGTCTTGGTATGTCCATATCAGATTTTTTTGCAGAAAAAGGCGAGGACGCTTTTAGACAATTGGAATCAGACTTATTGGAAGAATTAATGTCCTTAGAAGGTGATTATATTATCTCAACCGGAGGTGGTGTCGTCATCAGTGAAAAAAATAGAGCATTGTTGCGAAAAAATCGCAAAAATAATATCTTACTTTCTGCTTCCTTTGATGTCTTGTATGACCGTATTGAAAAGGATACTGTTTTTCAAAGGCCATTATTTTTAAACAATTCAAAGGAGGATTTTCATGGCATCTTTGAACGTCGTATGATGCTTTATGAAGGATTATCGGATCTGATTATTAATGTAGATCATCGAACACCTCAAGAAATTGTTCGCATTATTAAAAGCATTTAA
- a CDS encoding LCP family protein — MTRDGKGGLSHHEELRYFYLLRHLTLLTENEKREYRYLKAKMDSQQNTSWAGQTSQQFEHSSQNNSLQTNDYHQESSPLEDYPNSQAKESYTGGLPLYPVSEKPKRSGGYSRKNRHSSAHARQEVIADSSQGAGFYQPENDWQPVSPKKPKKSKKKAFKKAFKVLLVLLTLCLIGAIGMFIKGYFDVSTNTKNYKPAVSEPFNGVDTKNGTNILVLGSDKRVTQTSEDARTDTIMVVNIGNKDKKVKMVSFMRDTLVNIPDYSYNDYSYDLKLNASFSLGEQENHHGAEFVRKVLKHNFDIDIKYYVMVDFETFAEAIDTLFPNGVKIDAKFATIDGEAVDSVDVPDDLRMKDGVVPDQTIKVGEQQMDGRTLLNYARFRKDDQGDYGRTVRQQQVMAAVMSQIKDPTKLFTGSAAIGKIYALTSTNLSFPVVLQKGLSTMTGGKGVEHVTIPENGDWLDEYDMYGGQALYIDFAKYQKSLAKMGLR; from the coding sequence ATGACAAGAGATGGAAAAGGTGGCCTTAGTCACCATGAAGAATTACGCTATTTTTATTTATTGCGTCATTTGACACTGTTAACGGAAAATGAAAAAAGGGAATATCGCTATTTAAAAGCTAAGATGGACTCGCAACAAAACACAAGTTGGGCAGGTCAGACTTCTCAGCAATTTGAACATAGTTCACAAAACAATTCTCTTCAAACTAATGATTATCATCAAGAGAGTTCTCCTCTAGAAGACTATCCCAATTCACAAGCAAAAGAAAGTTATACAGGAGGATTGCCTCTTTACCCGGTCAGTGAAAAACCGAAAAGAAGTGGGGGCTATTCCAGAAAAAATCGCCATTCTTCAGCACATGCTCGCCAGGAGGTAATTGCTGATTCTTCTCAAGGGGCTGGTTTTTATCAGCCAGAAAATGATTGGCAGCCAGTTTCACCAAAGAAACCAAAAAAATCAAAAAAGAAAGCATTTAAAAAGGCTTTTAAAGTTCTTTTGGTATTGCTGACACTATGTTTGATTGGTGCAATAGGAATGTTTATTAAGGGTTACTTTGATGTATCTACCAATACAAAGAACTATAAGCCAGCAGTTTCTGAGCCTTTTAATGGGGTTGACACTAAAAATGGAACTAATATTTTGGTTCTTGGTTCTGATAAACGGGTGACTCAAACATCTGAAGATGCCCGAACTGACACGATCATGGTGGTCAATATTGGGAACAAAGATAAGAAAGTCAAGATGGTTAGCTTCATGCGAGATACCTTGGTGAATATTCCCGACTATAGTTATAATGACTACAGTTATGATTTGAAATTAAATGCTTCCTTTAGTTTGGGTGAACAAGAGAACCATCATGGTGCAGAATTTGTTCGTAAAGTCTTAAAACATAACTTTGATATTGACATAAAATACTATGTAATGGTAGACTTTGAGACTTTTGCTGAAGCCATTGATACCCTCTTTCCTAATGGTGTTAAGATTGATGCCAAATTTGCTACAATTGATGGAGAAGCCGTTGATTCTGTCGACGTACCTGATGACTTGCGGATGAAAGATGGCGTTGTACCAGATCAGACTATTAAAGTGGGTGAACAGCAAATGGACGGTCGTACGCTGTTAAATTACGCTCGTTTCCGTAAAGATGATCAAGGGGATTATGGTCGTACCGTTAGACAGCAACAAGTTATGGCTGCCGTCATGTCTCAAATCAAAGATCCCACAAAACTATTTACAGGTTCAGCAGCTATCGGGAAAATATATGCTTTAACATCAACCAATCTTTCCTTCCCAGTTGTCCTTCAAAAAGGACTTTCGACCATGACTGGTGGAAAAGGCGTTGAACATGTTACAATTCCTGAAAATGGTGATTGGCTAGATGAATATGATATGTATGGCGGTCAAGCCCTGTATATTGATTTTGCCAAATATCAGAAATCTCTCGCTAAAATGGGATTACGTTAA
- the aroA gene encoding 3-phosphoshikimate 1-carboxyvinyltransferase — MKLQINTGPLKGTVTVPGDKSISHRALIFGSIAEGKTEIKGLLKSQDVQRTLVALRHLGVTIEESDQKVIIQGKGFSGLTAPDSPLDMGNSGTSLRLLAGLLSGQDFPVQFFGDASLSQRPMDRIVIPLREMGARVEGQGQKHLPPITVLGSSQLTAINYQMPLASAQVKSAILLAALQTKGQTQVFEKAVTRNHTEVMIKQFGGEIFQSGKEIRIIGPQTLKGQSLTIPGDISSAAFWIVAALIIPGSAISIKNVGINPTRTGIIDLVKKMGGAIELTDRDDINQSATIHVSYSKLKGTRIAGEMIPRLIDELPIIALLATQAEGTTVVQDAQELRVKETDRIQVVTSLLRKMGADIEEKTDGFVIKGKTELHSCQADAFLDHRIGMMVAIAALLVKTGEMILNGEEAIQTSYPQFFKDLESLQHD; from the coding sequence ATGAAACTGCAAATAAATACTGGGCCACTAAAAGGAACGGTTACTGTTCCAGGGGACAAATCGATCAGCCATAGAGCCCTTATTTTTGGTTCAATAGCAGAAGGAAAGACTGAAATCAAAGGATTATTAAAGAGTCAAGATGTGCAAAGGACATTAGTCGCTTTACGGCATCTTGGCGTTACTATTGAGGAAAGTGACCAGAAAGTCATTATCCAAGGTAAAGGTTTTTCGGGGCTGACAGCTCCAGACTCACCATTGGATATGGGAAATTCGGGGACTTCTTTACGCTTATTAGCAGGGCTCTTATCAGGCCAAGATTTCCCTGTACAGTTTTTTGGCGATGCTAGCTTATCCCAAAGACCTATGGACCGCATTGTCATCCCGTTAAGGGAAATGGGAGCAAGAGTAGAAGGCCAAGGCCAAAAACACTTACCCCCAATCACTGTTTTGGGAAGTTCTCAGCTAACTGCTATTAACTATCAGATGCCTCTAGCTTCTGCTCAAGTAAAATCCGCCATTCTCTTAGCTGCATTACAGACCAAAGGTCAGACACAGGTATTTGAAAAGGCAGTAACACGTAATCATACGGAAGTCATGATTAAACAATTTGGCGGAGAGATTTTCCAATCCGGTAAAGAAATTCGAATCATTGGTCCACAGACTTTGAAAGGGCAGAGCCTAACGATTCCAGGGGATATTTCAAGTGCAGCCTTTTGGATTGTCGCAGCTTTAATCATACCTGGCTCCGCTATTAGCATTAAAAATGTAGGGATTAATCCAACACGAACTGGAATAATTGACCTAGTCAAAAAAATGGGTGGAGCTATTGAGTTGACTGATAGGGATGACATCAATCAATCTGCCACCATTCATGTTTCCTATTCCAAGTTAAAAGGTACTAGAATTGCTGGAGAAATGATTCCAAGACTTATTGATGAGTTACCCATCATTGCTTTACTTGCAACACAGGCTGAAGGGACAACCGTAGTCCAAGATGCTCAAGAGTTAAGGGTCAAAGAAACAGATCGTATCCAGGTTGTCACATCACTCTTACGCAAAATGGGAGCAGATATTGAAGAAAAAACAGATGGATTTGTGATTAAAGGTAAGACAGAACTCCATTCTTGTCAAGCAGATGCTTTTTTAGATCATCGTATTGGCATGATGGTGGCTATTGCTGCTTTGTTGGTTAAAACGGGAGAAATGATTCTTAATGGGGAGGAAGCTATCCAAACCAGTTACCCTCAATTTTTCAAAGATTTAGAAAGCTTACAACATGACTAA
- a CDS encoding YihY/virulence factor BrkB family protein has product MEKKKNLLARLIDKWQYEPVQAFMRHFVSAEMDLSSIAVAYYLILTVFPLIIIAANIFPYLNIDISDLLSLMKQSLPVDIYKPAAAVVTNIFSKPAGGILGMATVAGLWTMSRSLTSLQKAVNKAYGVSEHRDFLVSHIIGLFISVFILFLLTFVLIFSTFSKATIQLLDRHYHLSDNVTSLFLLLIQPTTIVIIFSGIMVLYFLLPNVKIRKIRYILPGTIFTAFVMTFMSNMIANYVVHNVERMVDIKAFGSIMIFIIMLWFIFLARILIFGAICNATYQELDQGKLVGRRGNVASIMERLFGKHSKKNDKTK; this is encoded by the coding sequence ATGGAAAAAAAGAAAAACCTTTTGGCTAGGTTAATAGATAAGTGGCAATATGAACCGGTTCAAGCATTTATGAGACACTTTGTCAGTGCGGAAATGGATTTGTCTTCTATTGCGGTTGCTTATTATCTAATTTTAACGGTTTTTCCTTTAATCATTATTGCAGCAAATATCTTCCCTTACTTAAATATTGATATTAGTGATTTATTATCCTTGATGAAACAAAGTTTACCAGTGGATATTTATAAACCAGCTGCTGCCGTAGTAACAAACATCTTTTCAAAGCCGGCTGGTGGTATTTTGGGAATGGCAACGGTGGCAGGTCTTTGGACCATGTCTCGAAGTTTAACTTCCCTTCAAAAAGCCGTCAATAAAGCATATGGTGTTTCTGAGCATCGTGATTTTTTAGTCAGTCACATTATCGGACTTTTCATTAGTGTTTTTATTCTATTTTTGCTGACTTTTGTATTAATCTTTTCCACCTTCTCAAAAGCAACCATTCAACTTCTAGATAGGCATTATCATTTAAGTGACAATGTTACCTCGCTCTTTTTACTCTTAATACAACCGACAACCATAGTTATCATTTTTTCTGGTATCATGGTGCTCTACTTTTTACTACCCAATGTTAAAATTCGTAAAATACGATATATTTTACCTGGAACCATTTTCACGGCTTTTGTCATGACTTTTATGAGCAATATGATTGCTAATTATGTTGTTCATAATGTTGAAAGAATGGTCGATATCAAGGCCTTCGGTTCAATAATGATTTTTATCATCATGTTATGGTTCATTTTTTTGGCAAGGATTTTGATTTTTGGTGCTATTTGCAATGCGACCTATCAAGAGTTAGATCAAGGAAAATTAGTGGGACGTAGAGGAAACGTTGCTTCTATCATGGAAAGACTCTTTGGGAAACATAGCAAAAAGAATGACAAGACAAAATAA
- a CDS encoding DUF1761 domain-containing protein, translating into MTLIVAIVTGVINFMIGGLWYGMLFQKAWIKAMGINPEDIGKNGDGKKEMMMTLIVEVIISILTILFLSAIHAATPLNALVIGIITVLSGLKNYFFEQKSLTLILINESYKMVAFMVIGLALLLV; encoded by the coding sequence ATGACACTTATTGTAGCAATTGTAACAGGAGTAATTAACTTCATGATTGGCGGTCTTTGGTATGGCATGCTCTTCCAAAAAGCATGGATCAAAGCCATGGGTATTAATCCCGAAGACATCGGTAAAAATGGTGATGGCAAAAAAGAAATGATGATGACCTTAATTGTTGAAGTTATCATCAGTATCCTAACAATACTCTTCTTGTCAGCTATTCACGCTGCAACGCCATTGAATGCCCTTGTTATAGGAATCATCACTGTTCTTTCTGGATTAAAAAACTACTTCTTTGAACAAAAATCACTCACATTGATTCTAATCAATGAAAGTTATAAAATGGTAGCCTTTATGGTTATCGGATTAGCCTTATTGTTAGTCTAG
- the rlmD gene encoding 23S rRNA (uracil(1939)-C(5))-methyltransferase RlmD, translating to MLKKNEIVEVVIEDLSHQGSGITKVDGFVFFVENALPGERITMRVLKLNKKIGFGKVEEYLEKSPYRNEDLDIAYLRTGIADFGHLVYDQQLLFKAKQVKDNLYKTAGINSVEVLPTIGMEEPYAYRNKAQVPVRRVNGQLETGFFRKNSHDLLPISDFYIQDKEIDKLILFVRDLLRRYEVSPYDEKEKTGLIKNLVVRRGHYSGQMMLVFVTSRPKVFRVDQMVEKITEAFPHVVSIMQNINDQNGNAIFGKDFKVLYGQDYIMDSMLGNDYMISAQSFYQVNTLMAEKLYQTAIDFSELSKDDVVIDAYSGIGTIGLSFAKNVKKVYGVEVIEAAVKDAQKNAERNGIRNATYVVDSAESAMEKWTKEGIKPSVILVDPPRKGLTESFIEASVAMKPQKITYVSCNPATMARDIKHYQELGYDLKKVQPVDLFPHTHHIECVSLLEKRK from the coding sequence ATGTTAAAGAAAAATGAAATTGTTGAAGTTGTCATTGAAGACTTGAGTCATCAAGGATCAGGTATTACCAAAGTAGACGGCTTCGTCTTTTTTGTGGAAAATGCTCTGCCGGGTGAACGCATCACCATGCGTGTCTTAAAACTCAATAAAAAGATTGGTTTTGGTAAAGTTGAAGAATACCTGGAAAAATCCCCATATCGGAATGAAGACTTAGACATTGCCTACTTAAGAACCGGTATCGCAGATTTTGGTCATCTTGTCTATGACCAACAATTACTTTTTAAGGCTAAACAAGTTAAGGACAACCTCTATAAAACCGCTGGAATTAATTCAGTTGAGGTTTTACCTACAATTGGCATGGAAGAACCCTATGCTTATCGCAATAAAGCTCAGGTTCCCGTTAGACGTGTCAACGGTCAGTTAGAGACTGGATTTTTTAGAAAAAATTCTCATGACTTGTTACCAATTTCTGATTTTTATATTCAAGACAAGGAAATTGATAAACTGATTCTTTTTGTTCGAGACCTTTTGCGTCGCTATGAAGTGAGTCCTTATGATGAAAAGGAAAAAACAGGCTTAATAAAAAATTTAGTGGTGCGTCGTGGCCATTATTCAGGTCAAATGATGTTGGTTTTTGTGACCAGTCGTCCTAAGGTTTTCCGTGTGGATCAAATGGTTGAGAAAATTACAGAGGCCTTCCCTCATGTAGTTTCAATCATGCAAAATATTAATGACCAAAATGGCAATGCTATTTTTGGCAAAGATTTCAAAGTGCTTTATGGTCAAGATTATATCATGGATAGCATGTTAGGGAATGACTACATGATATCTGCCCAGTCTTTCTACCAAGTCAATACCCTTATGGCAGAAAAACTTTACCAAACGGCCATTGATTTTTCAGAGCTTTCGAAAGATGACGTGGTCATCGATGCCTATTCAGGAATTGGTACTATAGGATTGTCATTTGCTAAAAATGTGAAAAAAGTTTATGGCGTAGAAGTGATCGAAGCTGCGGTCAAAGATGCTCAGAAAAATGCAGAACGAAATGGCATTCGCAATGCAACATATGTCGTTGACAGTGCAGAATCAGCCATGGAAAAATGGACAAAAGAAGGCATTAAGCCAAGCGTTATCTTAGTTGATCCCCCTCGTAAAGGCCTAACAGAGAGCTTTATCGAAGCAAGTGTAGCCATGAAACCCCAAAAGATTACCTATGTTTCATGTAATCCAGCCACCATGGCGCGTGATATCAAACACTACCAAGAACTGGGGTATGACCTTAAGAAAGTCCAGCCGGTGGATCTTTTTCCGCATACGCATCATATTGAGTGTGTAAGCTTGTTAGAAAAACGCAAGTAA
- a CDS encoding J domain-containing protein has product MEKDSLLPGQSPIKNHFDALRKEIIELVFERDQLKYTICENIKARYIREYGELEYRVYKAYCDFLRLGRKKDYIQAKINRQEKVNLEVIENQLDLDFEQFQKSLKEKLKEFTQAIERGNLPFLNDEDDKELKRLYKSLVKKLHPDLNPNQSEEEAQFFMDVVSAFKSGDLKTLKLIEFLYQEGVTNQAVDSMGIKISFEQEKERLETIRQEIKDEIEAIKQKPPYILQELLSSNEIIKQKKESLKHQLASYQEAIKTQKEAIKDLLGNANA; this is encoded by the coding sequence ATGGAAAAAGATAGTTTATTACCTGGACAAAGTCCAATAAAAAATCATTTCGATGCTTTGAGAAAAGAGATTATTGAGCTTGTTTTTGAGCGTGATCAACTCAAATATACCATCTGTGAAAACATCAAAGCTCGCTATATTCGTGAATATGGTGAATTGGAGTATCGTGTTTATAAAGCTTACTGCGACTTTTTAAGATTAGGTCGCAAAAAAGATTACATACAAGCTAAAATTAATCGGCAAGAAAAGGTTAATCTGGAAGTCATTGAGAATCAATTAGACCTAGATTTTGAACAGTTTCAAAAATCTTTAAAAGAAAAATTGAAGGAGTTCACTCAAGCCATTGAACGAGGAAATTTACCCTTTTTGAATGATGAGGACGACAAAGAATTAAAACGACTGTATAAAAGTTTGGTCAAAAAACTCCATCCCGATTTAAATCCTAACCAAAGTGAAGAGGAAGCCCAATTCTTCATGGATGTGGTTTCAGCATTTAAATCCGGTGATTTAAAGACCCTTAAACTGATTGAGTTTCTTTATCAGGAAGGGGTTACTAATCAGGCAGTTGATTCAATGGGTATCAAAATATCTTTTGAGCAAGAAAAAGAAAGACTTGAAACGATTCGTCAGGAAATTAAAGATGAGATTGAGGCCATCAAACAAAAGCCACCATATATCTTGCAAGAGCTTTTGAGCTCAAATGAAATCATCAAACAGAAAAAGGAAAGTCTTAAACATCAATTAGCTTCCTACCAAGAAGCCATCAAAACTCAAAAAGAAGCTATAAAAGACTTATTAGGAAACGCAAATGCATGA
- a CDS encoding HIRAN domain-containing protein has product MHELMTNDNIGLIKYLQHQELALELPKPFERDIYLFETIVAGTSHIEGIEEIEAELALDDKLVFYREPDNRFDPQAIKIVTLKEKKIGYLPQKDNVIFARLMDAGKVLFGKIIDIEKKGKWTRITIAIYLHES; this is encoded by the coding sequence ATGCATGAACTTATGACTAATGATAATATTGGCTTAATCAAATACTTACAACATCAAGAATTGGCCCTAGAACTCCCTAAACCCTTTGAAAGAGATATCTATCTTTTTGAAACCATTGTAGCTGGAACAAGCCATATTGAGGGAATTGAAGAAATTGAAGCAGAACTGGCGCTTGATGACAAGTTAGTCTTCTATCGAGAACCGGATAATCGATTTGATCCGCAGGCAATTAAAATTGTAACGTTGAAGGAGAAAAAAATAGGCTATCTTCCCCAAAAAGATAATGTCATTTTTGCGCGGTTGATGGATGCAGGAAAGGTTCTTTTTGGAAAAATTATTGACATAGAGAAGAAGGGCAAGTGGACGCGAATAACAATTGCTATCTATTTGCATGAAAGCTAA
- a CDS encoding serine/threonine-protein kinase, which produces MVNPEFYEKIAKIFCGDDLELFKYKSGPDLVHFFYNNFKTSDSYGQGFPTRWRYVNQKLLEFSSVGKIDEYFNVILSKQYLLTERQISEIDALEHQQRILDELNKVCSVYSLKLSQKNGAFHLVEIDLDLIEIGSGGFANIYYQKSTGLVLKKLNEESARSASIRSRFKREYEITKSCSDIGSIIKVYDFDIGNWSYTMEKADNILDDFVKESSLTEDSQINIIRQILYSMSLVHQRGVLHRDLSPTNIFFISGIIKLADFGLGKNLNTLTSHQTMDTTSFGQLFYCAPEQLTLLKDADKRSDVYSLGRIINFVMTKNPNDFSHSLRSISEKATNLNPEYRYEDATKMLEKLNRLVSIRADKKYEVMIWDKISNQKIDSDVENYIYELSGIDLCQKCMQKGNVFLNALFEFIKIDDSHAIYIVQLIDSHYKIQLKKFEDADIFANFAYRILKGNFTYTINEVAATILRYVAFEVNRFNAQHKIDDLKTRGLEPLIEDILEI; this is translated from the coding sequence TTGGTTAATCCAGAGTTTTATGAAAAAATAGCTAAAATATTCTGTGGAGATGATTTAGAATTATTCAAGTACAAATCCGGTCCAGACCTAGTTCACTTTTTTTATAATAATTTCAAAACATCTGATAGCTATGGACAGGGCTTTCCAACAAGGTGGAGATATGTAAATCAAAAATTATTAGAGTTTTCTTCAGTAGGAAAGATTGATGAGTATTTTAATGTAATTCTTTCTAAACAGTATCTTTTAACAGAAAGACAAATTAGTGAAATTGATGCACTTGAGCATCAACAAAGAATATTAGATGAACTGAATAAAGTATGCTCGGTTTACTCGCTAAAACTATCTCAAAAAAATGGTGCATTTCATTTAGTAGAAATTGATTTAGATCTGATTGAAATTGGTAGTGGTGGTTTTGCAAATATTTATTACCAAAAATCAACAGGACTAGTATTGAAAAAACTTAATGAGGAATCTGCAAGAAGTGCTTCAATCCGAAGCCGCTTTAAGCGTGAATATGAAATAACTAAATCTTGTTCAGATATTGGAAGCATCATTAAAGTGTATGATTTTGATATTGGTAATTGGTCATATACCATGGAGAAAGCAGATAATATATTGGATGATTTTGTTAAAGAAAGTTCTTTGACAGAGGATTCTCAAATTAATATCATTCGACAAATTTTGTATTCGATGTCACTAGTTCATCAAAGAGGTGTGCTACATAGAGATTTGAGTCCGACCAATATTTTCTTCATAAGTGGCATAATTAAATTAGCTGATTTTGGATTGGGGAAAAATTTGAATACGTTAACTTCTCATCAAACTATGGATACTACATCTTTTGGGCAACTTTTTTATTGTGCTCCAGAGCAACTAACCCTATTGAAAGATGCTGATAAACGCAGTGATGTATATTCACTAGGACGTATAATAAATTTTGTAATGACAAAAAATCCTAACGATTTTTCTCACTCATTACGTTCAATTAGTGAGAAAGCAACTAATTTAAACCCAGAATATCGATATGAAGATGCTACTAAAATGTTAGAAAAACTCAATAGATTAGTTAGTATCAGAGCTGATAAAAAATACGAAGTAATGATATGGGATAAGATTTCAAATCAAAAAATTGATTCGGATGTGGAAAATTATATATATGAATTATCTGGTATAGACTTATGTCAAAAGTGTATGCAGAAAGGTAATGTTTTTTTAAATGCGTTATTTGAATTTATAAAAATAGATGATAGTCATGCAATCTACATAGTCCAACTGATAGACTCTCATTATAAAATTCAGTTAAAGAAATTCGAAGATGCGGATATTTTTGCAAACTTTGCCTATAGAATTTTGAAAGGGAATTTTACTTATACTATAAATGAAGTTGCAGCTACAATATTGAGATATGTTGCTTTTGAAGTTAATCGATTTAATGCGCAGCACAAAATCGATGATTTAAAAACACGTGGATTAGAACCTCTAATTGAAGACATTTTAGAAATATGA
- a CDS encoding DUF3592 domain-containing protein, whose product MLAIKLIFGTLLSLGAFVLFIIAFKVYYKYLLQESKCIKKTSGEVIAYTKISRGAEGSGIQLPIVSYEVRGQQFKVVGPEFKAFKTYSHSSPIETNTIKSCYEKDQVLYIDRSINSHFGLIKNPLAELYPIGTRLDVFYAPDKPKLAYVQRYCNRKWAFYLTFVTAISLLLTDLLIVILLP is encoded by the coding sequence ATGCTTGCCATTAAATTAATTTTTGGAACCCTATTAAGTTTAGGAGCATTTGTTCTATTTATCATTGCATTTAAAGTCTATTATAAGTATTTATTGCAAGAGTCAAAGTGTATCAAAAAAACAAGTGGCGAAGTGATTGCCTATACTAAAATAAGCCGAGGTGCAGAAGGCTCTGGTATTCAATTGCCCATAGTATCGTATGAGGTTAGAGGACAACAATTTAAGGTGGTAGGTCCAGAATTTAAGGCCTTTAAGACCTATTCTCACAGTTCTCCAATAGAAACAAATACGATTAAATCTTGCTATGAAAAAGACCAAGTCCTCTATATTGACCGCAGTATAAATAGTCATTTTGGGCTCATAAAGAATCCACTTGCAGAGCTCTATCCAATTGGTACAAGACTTGATGTTTTTTATGCACCTGACAAACCGAAGTTAGCATATGTACAAAGATATTGTAATCGTAAATGGGCCTTTTATTTAACCTTTGTCACTGCTATTTCCTTACTCCTAACGGATTTATTGATAGTCATATTATTACCTTGA
- a CDS encoding dihydrofolate reductase family protein, with product MRKLKIFLHMSLDGIVEGPNGPMDIGFVAYNEELEAFAQKNLASVDTILWGRATYEMMADYWPKMLDNPDATDYERRHARWIQDVEKIVASKTLKELDWNHSTLIQENLEEDIQKLKNKEGKDILVLGSPRLANYLLQAKLVDGIIVTLSPTLVGNGYRLFDQVTADMELMSSESFSTGALGLTYQVKKQ from the coding sequence ATGAGAAAATTAAAAATCTTTTTACACATGTCCTTAGATGGCATCGTTGAAGGCCCCAATGGTCCAATGGACATCGGTTTTGTCGCTTATAATGAAGAGTTAGAAGCCTTTGCTCAAAAAAACTTAGCTAGCGTTGATACTATTCTTTGGGGGAGAGCAACCTATGAAATGATGGCAGATTATTGGCCAAAAATGCTTGATAATCCAGATGCCACTGATTATGAACGCAGACATGCCAGATGGATACAGGATGTAGAGAAAATTGTCGCATCAAAAACCCTCAAAGAGCTTGACTGGAACCATTCCACCCTCATTCAAGAAAACCTAGAGGAAGACATTCAAAAGCTAAAAAACAAGGAAGGAAAAGATATTCTGGTCCTTGGTAGTCCGCGTTTAGCAAACTACCTGCTCCAAGCTAAATTAGTTGACGGCATTATTGTAACCCTTTCCCCAACCCTTGTTGGAAATGGCTATCGCCTCTTTGACCAAGTAACAGCTGACATGGAGCTCATGAGTTCAGAAAGCTTCTCAACTGGTGCCCTGGGATTAACATATCAGGTCAAAAAACAGTAA
- a CDS encoding 8-oxo-dGTP diphosphatase gives MSREIATTLTNMCMIYDDQGRVLVQDKVSNDWWGITFPGGHVRPEESIVDSTIREIKEETGLDITDLEICGIKDWTNEDGSRYVVFLYKTNKFSGQLQSSDEGEVYWVDLEELKHLKLASSMDIMLEVFLRDDVSEHFFFQENGEWKDQLK, from the coding sequence ATGTCGCGCGAAATTGCAACTACGCTGACCAACATGTGTATGATTTATGATGACCAAGGACGTGTTTTAGTGCAAGATAAGGTTAGTAATGATTGGTGGGGAATTACTTTCCCAGGTGGACATGTTAGACCTGAGGAATCCATTGTAGATTCCACGATCAGAGAAATTAAAGAAGAAACAGGTTTAGACATTACTGATTTGGAAATTTGTGGTATCAAAGATTGGACAAATGAAGATGGTTCACGGTATGTTGTCTTCTTATACAAAACCAATAAATTTTCAGGGCAATTACAGTCCTCAGATGAAGGCGAAGTGTATTGGGTGGACTTAGAAGAGCTGAAACATTTGAAGTTAGCCTCATCCATGGATATCATGCTAGAAGTTTTCTTACGAGATGATGTTAGTGAGCATTTTTTCTTCCAGGAAAATGGGGAATGGAAAGATCAATTGAAATAA